One segment of Streptosporangium brasiliense DNA contains the following:
- a CDS encoding SRPBCC family protein: MASIHREFVVNATPDEVWDVLSDYGAVHERLAPGFVTDTRLSSDTRTVTFADGTIVHERLVDLDHDNRRVAYTVVGGSLHPSHHHASMQALAEAGGRTRLVWHTDVLPDTLAAPMAEFVEHGSAVMRQALETAAPGPGR, translated from the coding sequence ATGGCCTCCATCCACAGGGAGTTCGTCGTCAACGCCACGCCCGACGAGGTCTGGGACGTGCTCAGCGACTACGGCGCGGTGCACGAACGCCTCGCCCCCGGCTTCGTCACCGACACGCGCCTGAGCTCGGACACCCGTACCGTCACGTTCGCCGACGGCACCATCGTCCACGAACGGCTCGTCGACCTCGATCACGACAACAGGCGCGTCGCCTACACCGTCGTCGGCGGGAGCCTCCACCCCTCCCACCACCATGCCTCGATGCAGGCCCTCGCCGAAGCGGGCGGCCGGACCAGGCTCGTCTGGCACACCGACGTCCTGCCCGACACCCTCGCTGCCCCGATGGCCGAGTTCGTCGAACACGGCTCGGCGGTCATGCGCCAGGCCCTGGAGACGGCGGCCCCCGGACCGGGCCGGTGA
- a CDS encoding VOC family protein, translating to MAVHAELTAIIIDCAAPKALAEFYQNLTGWEVTYSDDDSVYLGDGPIQLAFQRVAGYRGPGWPDAAKHAHLDFKVTDPEAATRDLLALGATKPDFQPGEGRWTVLADPEGHLFCIAAA from the coding sequence ATGGCCGTTCACGCGGAGCTCACCGCGATCATCATCGACTGCGCCGCCCCGAAGGCGCTCGCCGAGTTCTACCAGAACCTCACGGGCTGGGAGGTCACCTACAGCGACGACGATTCCGTCTACCTGGGCGACGGCCCGATCCAGCTCGCCTTCCAGCGGGTCGCCGGCTACCGGGGGCCCGGCTGGCCTGACGCCGCCAAGCACGCCCACCTCGACTTCAAGGTCACCGATCCGGAGGCCGCGACCAGGGACCTGCTCGCACTCGGCGCGACCAAGCCCGACTTCCAGCCCGGTGAGGGCCGGTGGACCGTCCTGGCCGACCCCGAAGGACACCTGTTCTGCATCGCCGCGGCCTGA
- a CDS encoding helix-turn-helix domain-containing protein: MLSAVTLATRPEFTVTTVACRSDHTRWSQPEARDDHRMVLVRRGRFRRWTDGSDADLDPTVAYLGAPGQEERFAHPSGGDICTSVSFAPRLWEGPLDAMTVYVDARVDLAHRRLLAAAAGGDIDYALTEELLGLVATAAGQPAERPRPADRALVAAAREAILEEAPEAARLCSLAGLLKVSPYRLSRAFSQQMRVSLTRYRNRVRVGQVMDRLAEGGVGLAELAADLGFADQAHLTRTVGEHLGHTPTALRRLLTHSRTSDPQRSRGAGPAAAREDGLQDRCVRTGPDTPVPAVRDTRPVLARGGASVPRGHARAVEKGRP; this comes from the coding sequence GTGCTGTCAGCCGTGACCCTCGCCACCCGACCGGAGTTCACCGTGACCACGGTGGCCTGCCGCTCCGATCACACCCGGTGGTCGCAGCCGGAGGCACGCGACGACCACCGGATGGTGCTCGTACGGCGCGGCAGGTTCCGGCGGTGGACCGACGGCTCCGACGCCGATCTGGATCCGACGGTGGCCTACCTGGGCGCCCCGGGGCAGGAGGAACGGTTCGCACACCCCTCCGGCGGCGACATCTGCACCTCGGTGAGCTTCGCGCCCCGGCTCTGGGAAGGGCCCCTGGACGCGATGACGGTGTATGTGGACGCGCGCGTCGACCTGGCTCACCGCCGCCTGCTCGCCGCCGCCGCCGGCGGCGACATCGACTACGCCCTCACCGAGGAGTTGCTCGGTCTCGTCGCGACGGCCGCCGGACAGCCCGCCGAGCGGCCGAGGCCCGCCGACCGGGCGCTGGTCGCGGCGGCCCGTGAGGCGATCCTCGAGGAGGCCCCGGAGGCGGCGCGGCTGTGCTCGCTGGCCGGGCTCCTGAAGGTCTCTCCATACCGGCTGAGCCGGGCTTTCTCACAGCAGATGCGCGTGTCACTGACCCGCTACCGCAACCGCGTCCGCGTCGGCCAGGTCATGGACCGGCTCGCGGAGGGCGGAGTCGGCCTCGCCGAACTGGCCGCCGACCTCGGCTTCGCCGATCAGGCGCACCTCACCCGCACCGTCGGTGAGCACCTGGGACACACACCGACCGCGCTACGCCGGCTGCTCACCCACAGCCGGACGAGTGATCCCCAGCGATCACGAGGTGCCGGACCGGCGGCGGCACGAGAAGACGGTCTCCAGGATCGATGTGTGAGGACCGGCCCGGACACCCCGGTCCCGGCGGTGCGGGATACTCGACCGGTGCTCGCCCGCGGTGGCGCGTCGGTCCCGCGCGGGCACGCCCGCGCCGTCGAGAAGGGACGTCCATGA